A window of Ranitomeya variabilis isolate aRanVar5 chromosome 2, aRanVar5.hap1, whole genome shotgun sequence contains these coding sequences:
- the LOC143807117 gene encoding carbohydrate sulfotransferase 6-like produces the protein MRRSLVLFCIIATLIALQTIHPFLKYLRTKFIATSSEQRPNKNHLIILSTWRSGSSLVGQFFNQHPDVFYLKEPSWHVWKTMHQNDAHTLHMSVRDLVRSVFMCDMSVFDVYIQNKRNLSNLFHWEVSRALCSPPACSFFSRTDIVDEAACKKTCGQCPFQKVEDTCITYSHIVLQEFRIFDLSVLYPLLNDPSMNLKILHVVRDPRAIARSRKELKVDLTFDNSIVLKSEKSPTNDLKVLKKICESQVQIYKTSNFAALPFPQERYMFLRYEDLVREPLKMVREIYSFANLELPKNLEPWIDKMTRGPEQNARKLYIINPRNGPYMARAWRTVLSLKMIKEVQAVCKEAMEIFKYQTVDSEKELRNLTVDIVLPRRRDDFMWDIK, from the coding sequence ATGAGAAGATCCCTTGTGTTATTTTGCATCATTGCCACATTGATTGCCCTCCAAACAATTCACCCTTTTCTCAAGTATCTGAGGACCAAATTTATTGCCACAAGCTCAGAACAAAGGCCAAATAAAAATCATCTCATCATTCTTTCCACCTGGAGGTCTGGATCATCTCTGGTGGGTCAGTTCTTCAATCAACATCCAGATGTCTTTTATTTGAAAGAGCCATCTTGGCACGTATGGAAAACCATGCATCAAAATGATGCACACACTCTTCATATGTCAGTAAGGGATTTGGTTCGATCAGTCTTTATGTGTGACATGTCTGTATTTGATGTCTACATACAAAACAAAAGGAACCTGTCAAACCTGTTTCATTGGGAGGTTAGCAGAGCGCTCTGTTCTCCTCCCGCATGTAGCTTCTTCTCCCGTACAGATATTGTGGACGAAGCTGCTTGTAAGAAGACTTGCGGCCAATGCCCATTTCAAAAAGTTGAAGACACCTGCATTACCTACAGTCATATTGTTCTACAAGAGTTTCGAATATTCGATTTGTCCGTACTTTATCCACTTTTAAATGATCCATCCATGAACCTAAAAATCCTACATGTTGTGCGTGATCCTCGAGCCATTGCCAGATCTCGGAAGGAGCTAAAGGTTGATCTGACCTTTGACAATAGCATTGTACTCAAATCCGAGAAGTCCCCAACTAATGACTTGAAAGTGTTGAAAAAAATCTGTGAAAGTCAAGTTCAAATATACAAGACGAGCAATTTTGCCGCACTACCGTTTCCTCAAGAACGATACATGTTCCTTAGGTATGAAGATCTTGTCAGAGAACCTCTCAAAATGGTCAGAGAGATATATTCATTTGCTAATCTTGAACTACCTAAAAACCTAGAGCCTTGGATTGATAAAATGACTCGTGGACCAGAGCAAAACGCGAGGAAACTTTACATTATTAACCCAAGGAATGGTCCGTACATGGCTCGAGCTTGGAGGACTGTGCTATCCCTTAAGATGATAAAGGAAGTACAAGCTGTATGTAAAGAAGCCATGGAAATTTTCAAATACCAAACTGTAGACTCAGAAAaggaattgagaaatttgaccgtggaTATTGTGCTACCAAGACGTAGAGATGATTTCATGTGGGATATTAAATAG